GATGCCCCACTCGTCGAAGCGGAAGTCGGCCGAGCCGAGGCCCGACACGGTGTCGACCATGAACAGGGCAGGGTGGTTGTTGTCGTCGATCACCTTGCGGATCGCCGCGAGGTCGGAGAGCAGGCCGCCCGACGTCTCGTGGTGGACCACGCAGACCGCCTTGATCTCGTGGTTCTTGTCCTCGCGCAGCTTCTCGTCGATCTTCTGCGGGTCGACGCCGGTGCGCCAGTCCGAGGGGATGAAGTCGGGCTTGAGACCGAGGCGTTCGGCCAGCGCCTTCCAGAGGGTCGCGAACTGCCCGGTCTCGTACATGAGGACCTTGTCGCCGGGGTTCAGCGTGTTGGTCATGCCCGATTCCCAGGCGCCCGAGCCCGAGGCGGGGAAGATGATGACCGTGCTCTGTGTCTTGAAGACCGTCTTCACCTTCTCGAGCACGCGCTTGGCCAGCACCTGGAACTGCGGGCCGCGGTGGTCGAGCACCTGGTAGTCCATCGCGCGCAGGACGCGATCGGGGACCGGCACGGGGCCGGGAATCTGCAGGAAGTGACGGCCGGGCTTACGCGGGGTGCTGGCGCTCATGAGGGAATCCTTTCCTCCCGATTGATTGTTTCTATTGTTCGGACGCGCGAGGGCCCGCCCAAAAATCAAAGCGTTGCAGGGAATTAGGGCTGCCTGCCCCGTCGATCAACTCCAATTTTCTTTGTCGATCGATAGCGAAAATTGTTGCGATGCTTCCTATCAACGTCGCGTCGCGGCGGCGGGTTGCGACCACGGCGGACCTCGACGAACGGCAACGTTCGTGCCTCTCTCGCCGCCGTCCTCATCCGGAGCCAAGCCATGCGCTGCGTCACCCTCGCCACGGCCGTGGCGTTCTCGCTCCTCGCGGTCCCGCTGGCGGCGGCCGCCGGCTGCCAGAAGGGCCTCGCCAGCGCGCCGTTCATCGGGGCCGCCGACATGCGGGCGATCGACCGGGCGGCCGACCACCTGCCGGCGCATCGCCCGGGCCTCCTGCATCTCTCGGTCGGGGCGGCGGTGCCGCGCAGCCTCGCCCGCAAGCCGCTGCCGGCCGCCGTCGCGAGGATCCTGCCGCAGTACAAGGGCGCCGGCTACACGGCGTTTCGCGTCGGCAAGCGCCTCGTCATCGTCAACCCGCACGGCATCTTGACCTACATCATGCCTATCGGGCCCGTAACCAATCCGGGAAACTGCCCCTAGGGCAACGGCCGGCGCGTGTTGAAAGCCTAGTCGATTTTGCCTAAGCCGTCGCTCAACGTGGCGGAGTGCGACATGGCTGACGAGACGAAGTGGCGCCGGGTCGTCGTCAAGCTGTCCGGCGAGGCGCTGCAGGGGCGCCAGAGCCACGGGCTCGATCCCGCCGTGCTCTCCCGCATCGCCGCCGACCTCGCCCGCGCGTCGCAGCTCGGCTTCGAGGTGGCGGTCGTCGTCGGCGGCGGCAACTTCTTCCGCGGCATCCAGGGCGCCGATTCCGGCATCGAGCGGGCGCGTGCCGATTCGATCGGCATGCTGGCGACGGTGATGAATGGGCTCGCTTTGGAATTCGCGATCGAGAAGGCCGGCAAGCCGGCGCGCGTGCTCTCCGCCGTTCCCATGCCTTCGCTCTGCGAGCCGTACTCGCGGCAGGCGGCGCTGCATCACTTGGCGAAGGGCCGCATCGTCATCCTCGCCGGCGGCACCGGCAACCCGTTCTTCACGACCGACACCGGCGCGGTGCTGCGCGGGGCCGAGCTCTCCTGCGACGCGATCCTCAAGGCGACGCAGGTCGACGGCGTCTATTCCGCCGACCCCAAGCGCGACCCCGCGGCCACGCGCTACGACGTGCTGACCCACGACGAGGCGATCGCCAAGAACCTCGCGGTGATGGATACCGCCGCTTTCGCCCTTGCTCGCGAGAACCGAATTCCGATAATCGTCTTCTCCATCCAGACGGACGGCGCGATTTCCGACGCGCTCGAAGGGAAGGCGACCGCGACCCTCGTCAAGCCCTAGGCGTTCCGCCTTTCCGAATTGCCGAGCGGCCGCGCGAGCTGGCTCCGAGGCCGGCTGCGAAGAAGGTATGTCCATGAGCCAGGGTTTTGATCTGCCGGACTTGAAGCGCCGCATGCAAGGCGCCGTGCAGACGCTGCGCCACGAGCTCGGCGGCCTGCGCACCGGGCGCGCTTCGGCGAGCCTGCTCGAGCCGATCGAGGTCGAGGCCTACGGCCAGAGGATGCCGATCAACCAGGTGGCGACGCTGAGCGTGCCGGAGGCGCGCATGCTGTCGGTGCAGGTCTGGGAC
This Beijerinckiaceae bacterium RH AL1 DNA region includes the following protein-coding sequences:
- the pyrH gene encoding uridylate kinase (ID:RHAL1_01355;~source:Prodigal:2.6); translation: MADETKWRRVVVKLSGEALQGRQSHGLDPAVLSRIAADLARASQLGFEVAVVVGGGNFFRGIQGADSGIERARADSIGMLATVMNGLALEFAIEKAGKPARVLSAVPMPSLCEPYSRQAALHHLAKGRIVILAGGTGNPFFTTDTGAVLRGAELSCDAILKATQVDGVYSADPKRDPAATRYDVLTHDEAIAKNLAVMDTAAFALARENRIPIIVFSIQTDGAISDALEGKATATLVKP
- a CDS encoding exported protein of unknown function (ID:RHAL1_01354;~source:Prodigal:2.6), whose translation is MRCVTLATAVAFSLLAVPLAAAAGCQKGLASAPFIGAADMRAIDRAADHLPAHRPGLLHLSVGAAVPRSLARKPLPAAVARILPQYKGAGYTAFRVGKRLVIVNPHGILTYIMPIGPVTNPGNCP